The following are from one region of the Populus trichocarpa isolate Nisqually-1 chromosome 8, P.trichocarpa_v4.1, whole genome shotgun sequence genome:
- the LOC7454257 gene encoding inactive beta-amylase 9, whose translation MEVSVIGSSSQAKICTSWSELSSYREIRFCNFQKRVSLLHNTKSTRWRNSGLSFTLNAVQSSPVRSDRRRRPGSSSKPKSLDGVRVFVGLPLDAVSDCNTVNHARAIAAGLRALKLLGIDGVELPVWWGIVEKESMGKYDWSGYLVLAEMIQNAGLKLHVSLCFHGSKQPKIPLPEWVSQIGDSEPSIYHADRSGNHYRECLSLAVDEVPVLNGKTPVQVYQEFCESFKSSFSHFFGSTITGVTVGLGPDGELRYPSHRQLASHSNILGVGEFQCYDKNMLNLLKVKAEATGNPLWGLGGPHDAPSYDQFPNSNHFFKDNGGSWDSPYGDFFLSWYSSELLSHGDRLLSLASTSFGDTSVTVHGKIPLMHSWYKTRSHPSELTAGFYNTVSRDGYEAVAEMFARNSCKMILPGMDLSDKHQPQESLSSPESILAQIRTVCRKHGVEISGQNSVVSKAPHGFEQIKKNISGESAVDLFTYQRMGADFFSPEHFPSFTHFIRNLNQLGMFSDDLPEEEEVVESVLLNSESNTHMQAA comes from the exons ATGGAGGTTTCAGTGATCGGAAGCTCTTCTCAGGCAAAAATTTGTACGAGCTGGAGTGAGTTGTCATCTTACAGAGAGATaaggttttgtaattttcaaaaaaggGTTTCTTTATTGCATAATACTAAAAGTACAAGGTGGAGAAATTCTGGGCTTAGCTTTACTTTAAATGCTGTTCAGTCCTCGCCTGTCCGATCCGATAGACGTCGTCGTCCCGGGTCTTCTTCAAAACCCAAATCG CTCGATGGTGTAAGAGTATTTGTTGGGCTGCCGTTGGATGCAGTTTCTGATTGCAATACAGTAAACCATGCCCGAGCGATAGCAGCGGGACTTAGAGCTTTGAAGTTATTAGGTATTGACGGTGTGGAGTTACCAGTGTGGTGGGGAATAGTTGAGAAGGAATCGATGGGCAAGTATGACTGGTCGGGATACCTTGTGCTTGCGGAGATGATTCAGAATGCAGGTCTTAAGCTCCATGTGTCGCTCTGCTTCCATGGTAGCAAACAACCAAAAATTCCCCTTCCTGAGTGGGTATCACAGATAGGTGATTCGGAACCCAGTATCTACCATGCGGATCGGTCAGGGAATCATTACAGGGAGTGCTTGTCATTGGCTGTTGATGAAGTTCCAGTTCTTAATGGGAAGACTCCAGTTCAAGTTTATCAGGAATTTTGTGAAAGCTTCAAGTCTTCATTCTCACATTTCTTTGGTTCCACAATTACG GGTGTCACAGTGGGTCTTGGACCAGATGGGGAGCTACGATATCCTTCTCATCGCCAGCTTGCAAGTCATAGCAATATCCTTGGAGTCGGAGAGTTTCAATGTTATGATAAAAACATGCTGAACCTTCTTAAGGTAAAAGCTGAAGCAACCGGGAACCCATTATGGGGACTTGGCGGTCCACATGATGCACCGAGCTATGACCAGTTTCCAAACTCGAACCACTTCTTCAAAGACAACGGGGGATCTTGGGACTCTCCATATGGTGATTTCTTCCTTTCCTGGTATTCAAGCGAGCTCTTGTCTCATGGAGATCGTCTTCTCTCTCTTGCCTCTACTTCTTTCGGTGACACTTCTGTAACTGTCCATGGCAAAATCCCTCTCATGCATTCATGGTACAAAACACGCTCGCACCCTTCTGAACTAACAGCCGGCTTCTATAACACTGTCAGTAGAGATGGCTATGAAGCAGTTGCAGAGATGTTTGCAAGGAATTCATGCAAAATGATCTTGCCAGGAATGGATTTGTCAGATAAGCATCAGCCTCAGGAGTCCCTGTCCAGCCCAGAGTCAATATTGGCACAAATAAGAACGGTTTGCAGAAAACACGGGGTCGAGATTTCTGGGCAGAACTCGGTGGTTTCTAAAGCTCCTCACGGGTTTGAGcagataaagaaaaacatatcaGGTGAAAGTGCGGTTGATTTGTTCACTTATCAGAGAATGGGAGCTGATTTTTTCTCACCAGAGCACTTCCCATCATTCACTCATTTTATCCGAAACCTCAATCAACTCGGGATGTTTTCCGATGATCTGCCTGAGGAAGAGGAAGTTGTTGAATCTGTACTTTTGAATTCAGAGTCAAACACCCACATGCAAGCAGCATAG
- the LOC7454258 gene encoding probable serine/threonine-protein kinase At1g54610, with protein sequence MGCVFGKELNAKKCAVEREGGGGERRREVEVRVAKAEENEVCNGENEKGNNNDVVEERRRREKRNRSSKPNPRLGNAPKHIHGEQVAAGWPSWLSAVAGEAINGWTPRRADTFEKLDKIGQGTYSNVYKARDTLTGKIVALKKVRFDNLEPESVKFMAREILILRRLDHPNVVKLEGLVTSRMSCSLYLVFEYMEHDLAGLAASPNIKFTEPQVKCYMHQLLSGLEHCHNRCVLHRDIKGSNLLIGNDGVLKIADFGLASFFDPNHKQPMTSRVVTLWYRPPELLLGATDYGVGVDLWSAGCILAELLAGKPIMPGRTEVEQLHKIFKLCGSPSEEYWKKSKLPHATIFKPQQSYKRCIAETFKDFPPSSLPLIETLLAIDPAERRTATAALRSEFFTTKPYACDPSSLPKYPPSKEMDAKLRDEESRRLRAVGKASADGMKKARSRDRVARANPAPEANAELQANLDRRRLITHANAKSKSEKFPPPHQDGTLGYPLGSSHHIDPVFDPPDVPFSTTNFSYSKAHIQTWSGPLVDPAAVGAPKRKKQR encoded by the exons ATGGGGTGTGTGTTCGGGAAAGAGCTGAATGCGAAGAAATGTGCGGTGGAGAGAGAGGGTGGTGGTGGAGAGCGGAGGAGAGAAGTGGAAGTTAGGGTTGCGAAGGCGGAGGAGAATGAGGTTTGTAATGGAGAAAATGAGAAGGGAAATAATAATGACGTGGTGGAGGAAAGAcggagaagagaaaagaggaataGGTCTTCAAAACCTAATCCGAGATTAGGTAATGCTCCTAAGCATATACATGGTGAACAGGTTGCTGCTGGCTGGCCTTCCTGGCTCTCTGCTGTTGCTGGTGAAGCTATCAATGGTTGGACCCCTCGTCGCGCTGATACCTTTGAAAAACTTGATAAG ATTGGGCAAGGGACATATAGTAATGTGTACAAAGCCAGGGATACATTGACGGGGAAAATTGTTGCATTGAAGAAGGTTCGGTTTGACAATTTGGAGCCCGAGAGTGTCAAGTTCATGGCTAGGGAGATTTTGATTTTGCGTCGATTGGATCATCCCAATGTTGTGAAACTAGAAGGTTTGGTGACATCAAGGATGTCTTGTAGTTTATATCTTGTATTTGAGTACATGGAACATGATTTAGCTGGACTTGCAGCGAGTCCTAATATCAAGTTCACGGAGCCTCAG GTGAAATGTTACATGCATCAGTTGTTATCCGGCCTTGAACATTGTCACAATCGCTGTGTGCTCCATCGTGATATTAAAGGTTCAAATCTTCTTATTGGCAATGATGGAGTTCTCAAAATTGCTGACTTTGGGCTGGCTTCCTTTTTTGATCCTAATCACAAGCAGCCTATGACTAGCAGGGTGGTTACCCTATGGTACCGACCCCCAGAGCTTCTTCTCGGGGCCACTGATTATGGTGTTGGTGTGGACCTCTGGAGTGCTGGTTGCATTCTCGCTGAGTTATTGGCTGGAAAGCCTATCATGCCTGGTCGTACCGAG GTGGAGCAACTACACAAGATATTTAAACTATGTGGCTCCCCATCTGAAGAGTATTGGAAAAAGTCAAAGCTGCCACATGCAACCATATTTAAGCCCCAACAATCATACAAGCGATGTATAGCTGAGACTTTTAAAGACTTTCCACCATCATCACTGCCTCTAATTGAGACTCTTCTTGCAATTGACCCAGCAGAACGTCGAACTGCTACAGCTGCATTGAGGAGTGAA TTCTTCACTACCAAGCCTTATGCTTGTGATCCTTCCAGTCTTCCAAAATATCCTCCGAGCAAGGAAATGGATGCTAAATTACGTGATGAAGAAAGTAGAAG ATTGAGAGCAGTTGGGAAGGCTAGTGCTGATGGTATGAAGAAGGCACGCTCACGTGACCGGGTTGCAAGGGCAAATCCTGCTCCAGAAGCTAATGCTGAACTTCAAGCTAATCTTGAT AGGCGCCGTTTAATAACTCATGCAAATGCAAAGAGCAAAAGCGAGAAATTTCCTCCTCCGCACCAAGATGGGACACTTGGCTACCCGTTGGGTTCTTCACATCACATCGATCCTGTTTTTGATCCACCTGATGTCCCATTCAGTACCACAAATTTCTCATATTCAAAAGCACATATCCAGACTTGGTCAGGGCCATTGGTGGATCCAGCTGCAGTTGGCGctccaaaaagaaagaaacagagatAA